The Fretibacterium sp. OH1220_COT-178 genome includes a region encoding these proteins:
- a CDS encoding nicotinamide-nucleotide amidohydrolase family protein, whose amino-acid sequence MRTAVLAAIGDELLSGVRREGNCAALAWRLHDAGWRVESVEVVPDDPEQVIGLLRRWVGRTELLVLSGGLGPTHDDRTRDALSAYLGSPLRREDALYDRIVARYDGELRAALERVRSSQSLVPEAARGVYNPEGSALGIVFERSGTQVWSLPGVPSEFAAMVEGALGGLLLPAHRWASVVLAGVPELRAVERVPEVIGDPGLHVSVLPSFASVELIVRGEPERVRAAERLIRDRFPDDALPEGCATLQEAVLHEARGRGITLSCAESCTGGLVQGALTAVPGSSEAFLGGVVTYGDEAKRTVLGVVPGILERHGAVSGECARAMAEGVLRLFGTDLAVSVTGIAGPEGGSAEKPVGTVWFAVASMKEGTVRSSAFLRNLRGDREGVRERAVACALSALWRSAGDERQFMDLQERV is encoded by the coding sequence ATGAGGACGGCGGTTTTGGCGGCGATCGGCGACGAGCTCCTGAGCGGGGTTCGGCGCGAGGGGAACTGTGCCGCCCTGGCCTGGCGCCTGCACGACGCCGGCTGGCGCGTCGAGTCCGTGGAGGTGGTCCCCGACGATCCGGAGCAGGTGATCGGCCTTCTGAGGCGATGGGTCGGCCGGACGGAGCTCCTGGTCCTCTCGGGCGGGCTCGGCCCCACCCACGACGACCGGACGCGCGATGCCCTCTCCGCGTATCTGGGCAGCCCCCTGCGCCGGGAGGACGCCCTTTACGACCGGATCGTGGCCCGCTACGACGGGGAGCTCCGCGCGGCGCTGGAGCGGGTCCGCTCCAGCCAGTCGCTGGTTCCGGAGGCGGCGCGGGGCGTCTACAACCCCGAGGGCTCCGCGCTCGGCATCGTCTTCGAGCGCAGTGGAACCCAGGTGTGGAGCCTGCCGGGGGTCCCCTCGGAGTTCGCGGCGATGGTGGAGGGGGCTCTGGGGGGGCTGCTCCTGCCCGCGCACCGCTGGGCCTCCGTCGTCCTGGCGGGCGTCCCGGAGCTGCGCGCCGTCGAGCGGGTCCCGGAGGTGATCGGGGACCCGGGACTGCACGTCTCGGTGCTGCCCTCCTTCGCCTCGGTCGAGCTGATCGTTCGGGGCGAGCCCGAACGCGTCCGTGCCGCGGAACGTCTGATTCGGGACCGCTTCCCCGACGACGCGCTCCCCGAGGGCTGCGCGACGCTCCAGGAGGCGGTGCTCCACGAGGCGCGCGGCCGCGGCATCACGCTTTCCTGCGCGGAGTCCTGCACGGGCGGGCTCGTGCAGGGGGCCCTGACCGCGGTGCCCGGCAGCTCCGAGGCCTTTCTGGGCGGAGTGGTGACCTACGGCGACGAGGCCAAACGAACGGTGCTGGGCGTGGTCCCCGGTATTCTGGAGCGGCATGGGGCGGTCAGTGGGGAGTGCGCCCGGGCCATGGCCGAGGGGGTGCTCCGTCTCTTCGGGACGGACTTGGCCGTCTCGGTCACGGGCATCGCCGGGCCCGAGGGCGGCAGCGCGGAGAAGCCCGTGGGGACCGTGTGGTTTGCCGTGGCCTCCATGAAGGAGGGGACGGTGCGGAGCTCTGCGTTTCTTCGGAATCTTCGGGGGGACCGCGAGGGCGTCCGCGAGAGGGCCGTGGCTTGCGCTCTGTCGGCGCTTTGGCGGTCGGCAGGGGATGAGAGACAGTTTATGGACCTTCAGGAAAGGGTGTGA
- the rbsK gene encoding ribokinase has protein sequence MKVAVIGSNMIDLVTTIDRMPRLGETLEAPAFGMGFGGKGANQAVALAKLGCEVLMVTKVGDDLFGRSVLENFKNLGMDTRYVEPVPGASNGVAPIFVDRDANNSILIVKGANNALKPADVDRAAEDLRKCRMIILQLEIDLATVYHAIDWGERNGIPVILNPAPAAALDFAYVRRTAFFVPNETELELITGMPVTSPEEARQAARSLVRDGVGNVIVTLGGKGSLWVTAGREELVPPCIVRPVDTTGAGDAFIGSFTYYYLRLGDVLTAMTLANRYAALSTTRPGTQTSFVTREEFERTDF, from the coding sequence ATGAAAGTAGCCGTCATCGGAAGCAACATGATCGACCTGGTCACGACGATCGACCGCATGCCGCGCCTGGGCGAGACCCTGGAGGCCCCCGCGTTCGGCATGGGATTCGGGGGGAAGGGCGCGAACCAGGCCGTCGCGCTGGCCAAGCTGGGCTGCGAGGTCCTCATGGTCACGAAGGTGGGCGACGACCTCTTCGGCAGGAGCGTCCTGGAGAACTTCAAGAATCTGGGGATGGACACCCGCTACGTCGAGCCCGTGCCCGGCGCCTCGAACGGCGTGGCCCCGATCTTCGTGGACCGGGACGCGAACAACAGCATCCTGATCGTCAAGGGCGCGAACAACGCCCTGAAGCCCGCGGACGTCGACCGCGCCGCGGAGGACCTCAGAAAATGCCGGATGATCATCCTGCAGCTCGAGATCGACCTGGCGACGGTCTACCACGCCATCGACTGGGGGGAGCGCAACGGCATCCCCGTCATCCTGAACCCCGCGCCTGCGGCCGCGCTCGACTTCGCCTACGTGCGCAGAACGGCCTTCTTCGTCCCCAACGAGACGGAGCTGGAGCTGATCACCGGCATGCCGGTCACGAGCCCCGAGGAGGCGCGCCAGGCGGCCCGCAGCCTGGTGCGCGACGGCGTCGGGAACGTCATCGTCACCCTGGGCGGCAAGGGAAGCCTCTGGGTCACGGCCGGGCGCGAGGAACTGGTCCCGCCCTGCATCGTCAGGCCGGTGGACACCACCGGCGCCGGAGACGCCTTCATCGGCAGCTTCACCTACTACTACCTGAGGCTGGGGGATGTCCTGACGGCCATGACCCTGGCCAACCGCTACGCGGCCCTCTCCACGACGAGGCCGGGCACCCAAACCTCGTTCGTCACGCGCGAGGAATTCGAAAGGACGGATTTCTGA
- the deoC gene encoding deoxyribose-phosphate aldolase — MDTKKLAGMIDHTLLKADATPEAVRRLCAEARQWRFASVCVNGSYVELAARELADSGVKVCTVVGFPLGAASSAAKAAEARDAVERGADEVDMVLNVGRLKAGDDAYVRDDVAAVRKAADGRTLKVILETCLLTDAEKERACRICKEAGADFVKTSTGFSSGGATEADVALMRAAVGPDRGVKASGGIRTRSDAERMIAAGASRIGASASVAICRED, encoded by the coding sequence ATGGACACAAAAAAACTGGCCGGGATGATCGACCACACGCTCCTGAAGGCCGACGCGACGCCCGAGGCGGTGAGGAGGCTGTGCGCCGAGGCGCGGCAGTGGCGCTTCGCCTCCGTCTGCGTCAACGGCTCCTACGTGGAGCTCGCGGCACGGGAGCTCGCGGACAGCGGCGTGAAGGTCTGCACGGTCGTGGGCTTTCCCCTGGGGGCCGCGAGCTCGGCCGCGAAGGCCGCCGAGGCCCGGGACGCCGTGGAGCGGGGCGCGGACGAGGTGGATATGGTGCTGAACGTGGGGCGCCTGAAGGCGGGCGACGACGCCTACGTGCGGGACGACGTCGCGGCGGTCCGCAAGGCGGCCGACGGCCGAACCCTGAAGGTCATCCTGGAGACCTGCCTGCTGACGGACGCGGAGAAGGAGCGGGCCTGCCGCATCTGCAAGGAGGCCGGGGCGGACTTCGTCAAGACCTCCACGGGCTTCTCGTCCGGCGGAGCGACCGAGGCGGACGTCGCCCTGATGCGCGCCGCCGTGGGGCCCGACAGGGGCGTCAAGGCATCGGGCGGCATCCGCACGCGGTCGGACGCGGAGCGGATGATCGCCGCAGGGGCCTCCCGCATCGGGGCCTCCGCGTCGGTCGCCATCTGCCGGGAGGACTGA
- the rimO gene encoding 30S ribosomal protein S12 methylthiotransferase RimO, protein MNIFFVSMGCAKNSVDSETLMGRLAFEGHAVVEEPEEARVGIINTCAFIQDAVKENIDAILDLELLKERGVLERIVVVGCIVNRYEAELRRELGSVDLFARAEDWDSVVDYLAGLERPERGPAPSCGRLRLPGTPAWTRYLKVGEGCDTFCSYCSIPLIRGRLRSLPVERLVEEARALCAEGARELCLVGQDLTAYGRDLYGEPATLRLLRELDAALPEGTWVRLLYLHPDRLTPEFVDFLMDSGKILRYLDVPIQHIDDAILVRMNRSPASAHIREIFRHIRRKDPLFALRTTVMTGFPGETEAQFRKVLDFLEEAEIDRVGAFVYSPEEGTRAASFSDPVPREVAEERYARLMELQAEISLERSALFVGRELDVLVEEVDEEAGEAWGRSYRDAPEVDGLVGISGAGDAVPGTFVRVRVTDGTEHDLFGCLAGGED, encoded by the coding sequence TTGAACATTTTTTTTGTGAGCATGGGCTGCGCCAAGAACAGCGTGGACAGCGAGACCCTGATGGGGCGGCTGGCGTTCGAGGGGCATGCCGTCGTGGAGGAGCCCGAGGAGGCGCGCGTCGGGATCATCAACACCTGCGCCTTCATTCAGGACGCGGTGAAGGAGAACATCGACGCGATTCTGGACCTGGAGCTCCTGAAGGAGCGGGGGGTCCTGGAGCGGATCGTGGTGGTGGGCTGCATCGTCAACCGCTACGAGGCGGAGCTGAGGCGGGAGCTCGGCAGCGTGGACCTGTTCGCCCGGGCGGAGGACTGGGACTCGGTCGTGGACTACCTCGCGGGGCTGGAGCGCCCGGAGCGGGGCCCCGCGCCGAGCTGCGGACGCCTCCGTCTGCCCGGGACCCCGGCCTGGACGCGCTATCTCAAGGTGGGCGAGGGGTGCGACACCTTCTGTTCCTATTGCTCCATTCCGCTGATCCGAGGTCGGCTCAGGAGCCTGCCCGTGGAGCGTCTGGTGGAGGAGGCCCGGGCCCTCTGCGCCGAGGGCGCCAGGGAGCTCTGCCTCGTGGGGCAGGACCTGACGGCCTACGGGCGGGACCTCTACGGGGAGCCCGCCACCCTGCGGCTCCTGCGGGAGCTCGACGCAGCCCTGCCCGAGGGGACCTGGGTGCGGCTCCTCTACCTGCACCCCGACCGTCTGACCCCGGAGTTCGTCGACTTCCTGATGGACAGCGGAAAAATTCTGCGTTACCTGGACGTCCCCATCCAGCACATCGACGACGCCATTCTGGTCCGGATGAACCGCAGCCCTGCGAGCGCCCACATCCGGGAGATCTTCCGCCACATCCGGAGGAAGGACCCCCTGTTTGCGCTGCGCACGACCGTCATGACCGGGTTTCCGGGCGAGACGGAGGCCCAGTTCCGAAAGGTCCTGGACTTTCTGGAGGAGGCGGAGATCGATCGGGTGGGGGCGTTCGTCTACTCGCCCGAGGAGGGGACGCGCGCGGCCTCGTTCTCCGACCCGGTCCCCCGGGAGGTGGCCGAGGAGCGCTACGCCCGGCTGATGGAGCTCCAGGCGGAGATATCGCTGGAGCGCAGCGCGCTCTTCGTCGGGCGGGAGCTGGACGTGCTGGTCGAGGAGGTCGACGAAGAGGCCGGTGAAGCCTGGGGGCGCTCCTATCGGGACGCGCCGGAGGTCGACGGCCTGGTCGGCATCTCCGGGGCCGGGGACGCCGTGCCCGGAACGTTCGTCCGCGTGCGCGTGACGGACGGCACGGAGCACGATCTGTTCGGATGCCTCGCGGGCGGCGAGGATTGA
- a CDS encoding phosphatidylglycerophosphatase A family protein — protein MADLKWSSPSVAIATLGGLGFHTKMPGTLGSAAACFFYVFLPVPWWGVLALGLLGTWAADACARAMGVEDPGSIVVDEAVGMWVSLYALPLSFALPAFFLFRVVDIIKPFPVSAAERLRGGVGIMADDVVGGVMVNLFLQAINGYLWGEGWLWALLAR, from the coding sequence ATGGCCGATTTGAAATGGAGTTCCCCGTCCGTCGCGATCGCGACGCTCGGAGGGCTGGGTTTCCACACCAAGATGCCCGGGACCCTGGGGTCCGCCGCGGCCTGTTTTTTTTATGTTTTTCTCCCGGTCCCCTGGTGGGGCGTTCTCGCCCTGGGGCTCCTCGGGACCTGGGCCGCGGACGCCTGCGCGCGCGCCATGGGGGTGGAGGACCCCGGCTCCATCGTCGTGGACGAGGCGGTGGGGATGTGGGTCTCGCTCTACGCGCTTCCGCTCTCCTTCGCCCTGCCGGCCTTCTTCCTCTTCCGGGTGGTGGACATCATCAAGCCCTTTCCCGTCTCCGCCGCGGAACGCCTGCGCGGAGGCGTCGGGATCATGGCGGACGACGTGGTGGGCGGCGTGATGGTCAACCTGTTCCTTCAGGCTATCAACGGGTATCTGTGGGGCGAGGGCTGGCTGTGGGCCCTGTTGGCGCGATGA
- a CDS encoding ribulose-phosphate 3-epimerase, which produces MRTNSYWEEMKDRRRRRVLFAPSLLGADPLFVGAAVDGLKGRQDWLHLDIMDGHFVRNLSFGPAMAKALRRRYPDAFIDAHLMVDRLDVLLPLFVDAGVSLLTIHAETEPQLLHASLSSIRRAGLRAGVALGPASGLERVRPVLEIVDLVLVMSVTPGFGGQSLIETTLERTRDLVRLRAAEGYRYLIQMDGGINGDNVGRVVLAGCDVVVAGSAVFEAPDPGACLDAMRAKAKEALDDAGIGS; this is translated from the coding sequence GTGAGGACGAATTCCTATTGGGAGGAAATGAAGGACCGGAGGCGGCGAAGGGTTCTCTTCGCCCCCTCCCTGCTCGGGGCCGACCCGCTTTTTGTCGGCGCTGCCGTGGACGGCCTGAAGGGACGTCAGGATTGGCTGCACCTGGACATCATGGACGGTCATTTCGTCCGCAACCTCTCGTTCGGTCCCGCCATGGCCAAGGCGCTGCGACGACGTTATCCGGACGCCTTCATCGACGCGCACCTGATGGTGGACCGGTTGGACGTGCTGTTGCCCCTGTTCGTCGATGCGGGGGTCTCGCTGCTCACCATCCATGCGGAGACCGAGCCCCAGCTGCTGCACGCGTCGCTGTCCTCCATCCGGCGTGCGGGGCTTCGGGCCGGGGTCGCCCTGGGGCCGGCCTCCGGGTTGGAGCGGGTGCGCCCCGTTCTGGAGATCGTGGATCTGGTCCTGGTGATGTCGGTCACGCCGGGGTTCGGGGGCCAGAGCCTGATCGAGACGACCCTCGAGCGGACGCGTGACCTCGTGCGCCTGCGGGCGGCGGAGGGTTATCGTTATCTCATCCAGATGGACGGCGGCATCAACGGGGACAACGTGGGGCGTGTGGTGCTGGCGGGCTGCGACGTCGTCGTGGCGGGCAGCGCCGTCTTCGAGGCCCCCGACCCGGGAGCCTGTCTGGATGCGATGAGAGCGAAAGCGAAGGAGGCTCTTGACGATGCCGGCATCGGATCGTGA
- a CDS encoding RsmB/NOP family class I SAM-dependent RNA methyltransferase, translating to MRGIEGALHVLERVREGRFAAEALREAGAEMSAGDLSLASSLVYIVLRREEMWRRIAGGFLKKSPGGGRPGRGTPRPAPDALGNLPTPVADCLLLGTAGLLELRHFAGGVLVNGLLEHLKGAGHKRFVPLANAVLHGVGERGAARVEAFRRSSSLEERALWAGVPVWSLPAWTKSWKRPELSEIFELMRIPPASSLRVSPGRRDALVALLGREGMEAEPSDLSDALRLPGTVLPSSVPGFDRGWCTVQTEGSILAASLVERFWRDGAVLDMCSGRGVKAGQILQALPEGRLECWELSRGRHASAAREMRRLGLEGRAELRCGNALELEPQAAPSVVLLDAPCSGSGTWNRKPESKWKLDWQRFDRLVATQKSLLDRALALCAPNGIIIYVTCSLLRQENENVVAEVLAGRPGCVEVPAPWPEAGPFRRGRPWGTYVWPASPWLDGFYCAIIMKRAEA from the coding sequence GTGCGCGGTATCGAGGGGGCGCTTCACGTTCTGGAGCGCGTGAGGGAGGGCCGTTTTGCGGCTGAGGCCCTGCGGGAGGCCGGGGCGGAGATGTCGGCGGGGGACCTCTCGCTGGCCTCGTCGCTGGTCTATATCGTCCTGCGGCGCGAGGAGATGTGGCGCCGCATCGCCGGGGGCTTCCTCAAGAAGTCCCCCGGGGGAGGGCGTCCGGGGCGCGGGACGCCGCGACCGGCGCCGGACGCGCTTGGGAATCTGCCGACGCCGGTGGCCGACTGCCTGTTGCTGGGGACGGCGGGCCTGCTGGAGCTGAGGCACTTCGCGGGAGGCGTACTGGTGAACGGCCTGCTGGAGCATCTCAAGGGGGCGGGACACAAGCGGTTCGTCCCCCTGGCCAACGCCGTGCTGCATGGGGTCGGGGAGCGCGGGGCGGCCCGGGTCGAGGCTTTTCGCCGTTCCTCCTCCCTGGAGGAGCGGGCCCTTTGGGCGGGGGTCCCCGTCTGGTCGCTGCCCGCCTGGACCAAGTCGTGGAAGCGGCCCGAGCTCTCGGAGATCTTCGAGCTGATGCGCATCCCTCCGGCCTCGTCGCTCCGGGTATCCCCGGGGCGGCGGGATGCCCTCGTCGCCCTGCTCGGGAGGGAGGGCATGGAGGCCGAACCCTCCGACCTCTCGGACGCGCTCCGGCTTCCGGGAACGGTCCTTCCGTCCTCGGTTCCGGGGTTCGACCGGGGCTGGTGCACGGTGCAGACCGAGGGCTCCATCCTGGCCGCGTCGCTGGTGGAGCGCTTCTGGCGGGACGGCGCGGTGCTCGACATGTGCTCGGGCCGGGGGGTCAAGGCGGGACAGATCCTTCAGGCCCTGCCGGAGGGGCGCCTCGAGTGCTGGGAGCTCTCCCGGGGCCGGCACGCGAGCGCCGCCCGGGAGATGAGGCGGCTGGGCCTCGAGGGCAGAGCGGAACTGCGCTGCGGCAACGCCCTGGAGCTCGAGCCCCAAGCGGCCCCCTCCGTCGTCCTGCTCGACGCTCCCTGTTCGGGGAGCGGGACCTGGAACCGCAAGCCCGAGTCGAAGTGGAAGCTGGACTGGCAGCGCTTCGACCGTCTCGTAGCGACGCAGAAGAGCTTGCTGGATCGCGCTTTGGCGCTGTGCGCGCCAAATGGTATTATAATTTACGTTACGTGCAGCCTGCTCCGACAGGAGAACGAGAACGTCGTTGCGGAGGTCCTGGCCGGACGGCCGGGCTGCGTCGAGGTACCCGCGCCCTGGCCGGAGGCAGGTCCCTTTCGACGGGGGCGCCCGTGGGGCACGTACGTCTGGCCTGCGTCGCCGTGGCTGGACGGCTTTTACTGTGCCATAATCATGAAGAGAGCGGAGGCCTGA
- the recA gene encoding recombinase RecA, which yields MAKRKMPQTREEMLEQTIDDIRGKFGQGSIMRLGDNARTNVEVIPSGILPLNVALGVGGYPKGRIVEIFGPEGSGKTTVALYAIAEAQKAGGVAAFIDAEHALDPRLAAALGVDIESLYLSQPDSGEQALYVLDALVRSGAVDLVVVDSVAALTPQAEIDGKIGESQLGLQARLMSYALRRLTSIVSKTNCVVIFINQLRALISTGYGAGPTETTTGGRALKFYSSVRLEVRRGKKIDKGEETIGHELYMKVVKNKLAPPFRTAHTSLIYGKGIPMGVAVVDMAVDYEIIRRKGSWLSYKGETLGQGKESVAQFLEKNPSVQEEIIKEIMAEVAKGIGFLAPAGEGDPDGTAGEEGGPAATVDMLDGPMEIEEGILDLSDDDK from the coding sequence TTGGCGAAAAGGAAAATGCCTCAGACGCGCGAGGAGATGCTGGAACAGACCATCGACGACATTCGCGGAAAGTTCGGTCAGGGGTCCATCATGCGGCTGGGCGACAACGCGCGGACGAACGTCGAGGTGATCCCGTCGGGCATCCTGCCGCTGAACGTGGCGCTCGGCGTCGGGGGCTACCCCAAGGGGCGCATCGTGGAGATCTTCGGCCCGGAGGGCTCGGGAAAGACGACGGTCGCCCTCTACGCGATCGCGGAGGCCCAGAAGGCCGGGGGGGTCGCCGCCTTCATCGACGCGGAGCACGCGCTGGACCCTCGTCTGGCCGCCGCTTTGGGCGTGGACATCGAGTCGCTCTACCTCTCCCAGCCCGACAGCGGCGAGCAGGCGCTCTACGTGCTGGACGCGCTGGTGCGGAGCGGGGCGGTGGACTTGGTGGTGGTGGACTCCGTCGCGGCGCTCACCCCGCAGGCGGAGATCGACGGCAAGATCGGCGAGAGCCAGCTGGGCCTTCAGGCGCGCCTCATGTCCTACGCGCTGCGGCGCCTCACCTCGATCGTGTCCAAGACCAACTGCGTGGTGATCTTCATCAACCAGCTCCGGGCCCTGATCTCGACGGGCTACGGGGCCGGCCCCACGGAGACCACGACGGGCGGACGGGCGCTCAAGTTCTACTCGTCGGTCCGGCTTGAGGTCCGCCGCGGGAAGAAGATCGACAAGGGCGAGGAGACCATCGGGCACGAGCTCTACATGAAGGTGGTCAAGAACAAGCTGGCGCCCCCTTTCCGAACGGCGCACACCAGCCTGATCTACGGGAAGGGCATCCCCATGGGGGTGGCGGTGGTCGATATGGCCGTGGACTACGAGATCATCCGCAGGAAGGGCTCCTGGCTCTCCTACAAGGGGGAGACCCTGGGACAGGGCAAGGAGTCGGTGGCCCAGTTCCTGGAGAAGAATCCCTCGGTCCAGGAGGAGATCATCAAGGAGATCATGGCGGAGGTCGCCAAGGGGATCGGGTTCCTGGCCCCGGCGGGCGAGGGGGACCCCGACGGCACGGCCGGGGAGGAGGGCGGACCGGCCGCCACGGTCGACATGCTGGACGGCCCCATGGAGATCGAGGAGGGGATCCTGGACCTCTCCGACGACGACAAGTGA
- a CDS encoding helix-turn-helix domain-containing protein: MPASDRDEALRELGRLAAERREEAHLSIEDVYERTRIRIEFLRGIESGNYEGFPDVVYIKGFVRTYLRVIGGEDLQDPFMGWLNRSMPRVPDEPINVLGNGTSPTKGFKPVSHFWLFAVLLSALVGTGVYVWYVWSTGGISLEKLRALGPGSEPAAVSEDAHRAGEASGDVGSFEVIPASMEILPAPKPEPEPLPPSLEIRADSDVWMKVTVGDKVVFSKTLKKGSVVSWDLPVQAKVTYGRPNAASVTLNGKDLGVVNPKGAKRSETYFYSPDGSHRKAK, encoded by the coding sequence ATGCCGGCATCGGATCGTGACGAGGCGTTGAGGGAACTGGGGCGTCTGGCCGCGGAGCGGCGCGAGGAGGCCCACCTGTCGATCGAGGACGTCTACGAGCGGACGCGGATCCGCATCGAGTTTCTGCGGGGGATAGAGAGCGGAAATTACGAGGGCTTTCCGGACGTCGTCTACATCAAGGGGTTCGTTCGCACCTATCTGCGCGTCATCGGGGGCGAGGACCTGCAGGACCCCTTCATGGGGTGGCTGAACCGATCGATGCCCCGCGTGCCCGACGAGCCCATCAACGTGCTCGGGAACGGGACGTCCCCGACGAAGGGCTTCAAGCCCGTCTCCCATTTCTGGCTCTTTGCGGTGCTGCTCTCCGCCCTGGTCGGTACGGGGGTCTACGTCTGGTACGTGTGGTCCACCGGAGGGATCTCGCTGGAGAAGCTGCGGGCTCTGGGACCCGGCAGCGAGCCCGCGGCCGTTTCGGAGGACGCGCACAGGGCCGGGGAGGCCTCGGGCGACGTCGGGTCCTTCGAGGTGATCCCCGCCTCCATGGAGATCCTCCCCGCGCCCAAGCCTGAGCCTGAGCCCTTGCCCCCGAGCCTGGAGATACGCGCGGACTCGGACGTCTGGATGAAGGTCACCGTGGGGGACAAGGTCGTGTTCTCCAAGACGCTGAAGAAGGGGTCCGTCGTATCCTGGGACCTTCCCGTTCAGGCCAAGGTCACCTACGGGCGGCCCAATGCGGCCTCGGTCACCCTCAACGGAAAGGACCTGGGGGTCGTGAACCCCAAGGGGGCCAAACGCTCGGAGACCTATTTCTACTCCCCGGACGGGAGTCACAGGAAGGCCAAGTGA
- a CDS encoding zinc metallopeptidase: MYYPFFDPTMILVLPALLLSLWAQFRVKSTFDRFSRVRSSKGVTGAQVARMLLDRFGLSSVPVDRVAGALTDHYNPRDRTLHLSDSVYSSSSIAAIGVAAHEVGHAIQHSEGYAPLMFRNRIAPAVGLVSNMAIPLFFIGFLMRGQFLMNLGIVLFLGAIVFHLVTLPVEYNASSRAISILNGTGALSPDELKGARSVLNAAAWTYVAAALMAVLQLVRLLVLRNSRER, encoded by the coding sequence ATGTACTATCCCTTCTTCGATCCGACGATGATCCTCGTCCTTCCCGCGCTGCTCCTGTCGCTCTGGGCGCAGTTTCGGGTCAAGAGCACCTTCGACCGGTTCAGCCGTGTGCGCTCGAGCAAGGGCGTGACCGGGGCGCAGGTGGCGAGGATGCTGCTCGACCGTTTCGGCCTCTCGTCCGTCCCGGTCGACCGCGTCGCGGGGGCCCTCACCGATCACTACAACCCCCGGGACCGCACGCTGCACCTCTCCGACTCGGTCTATTCCAGCTCCAGCATCGCGGCGATCGGTGTGGCCGCCCATGAGGTCGGTCACGCCATCCAGCACAGCGAGGGCTATGCGCCCCTGATGTTCCGGAACCGGATCGCGCCCGCGGTGGGGCTCGTCTCCAACATGGCCATCCCCCTCTTCTTCATCGGATTTCTGATGCGGGGGCAGTTTTTGATGAACCTGGGGATCGTGCTCTTTCTGGGAGCCATCGTCTTTCACCTGGTCACCCTGCCGGTGGAGTACAATGCCAGCTCGCGGGCCATCTCGATTCTGAACGGGACGGGGGCGCTCAGCCCGGACGAGCTGAAGGGCGCCAGGAGCGTGCTGAACGCCGCGGCCTGGACCTACGTCGCCGCGGCCCTGATGGCCGTTCTGCAACTGGTGCGCCTTCTGGTCCTCCGAAACTCGCGGGAGCGCTAG
- a CDS encoding PASTA domain-containing protein has protein sequence MGKVIRWTLLFVVLVIFSSGAVAFYTVFFRPTNAIVIPPLRGRPVVEAVDEAERLGFAVKIEQVESSMPSGQVLAQSPEPGVRANRNKLVVLQVSRGGERRAVPDLRGQELSRAQRLLQEQGFAVGDVIRIKDGAQPGGVVIAQSPSAPANIPVDRRIDLLVSEGGGGRDGKLTVPDVARRSEREARDILTSSGLRVLAVDKVYSPSMSEGMAIETRPAAGAVARAGDGVRLKIATLQKPAGYVEPAPAPAPDSGPQGGGVVVKVPGHGDVFVGEGAGGEQLPIREANPNVSVFDQEPGAGGRVIRNPALPGAVRPPAAETPSADRPRPDADVPRTPVPPVSPGGKVAKVRYQVPPLAQPLDLKIEMVDPSGKKVVLDRKARSGELVSLSVPYEKECVVTFYLGGEFVWQDKFR, from the coding sequence ATGGGCAAAGTTATCCGTTGGACCCTGTTGTTTGTTGTGCTGGTGATCTTTTCCTCGGGGGCCGTGGCCTTCTATACGGTGTTCTTTCGGCCGACGAACGCGATCGTGATTCCGCCGCTTCGGGGACGTCCCGTGGTCGAGGCCGTGGACGAGGCCGAACGCCTGGGTTTTGCCGTGAAGATCGAGCAGGTGGAGTCCTCCATGCCCTCCGGGCAGGTGCTGGCCCAGTCCCCCGAGCCGGGGGTGCGCGCGAACAGAAACAAGCTCGTCGTCCTGCAGGTCAGCAGGGGCGGGGAGCGGCGCGCCGTCCCCGACCTGCGGGGACAGGAGCTGTCCCGGGCGCAGCGGTTGCTTCAGGAGCAGGGCTTTGCGGTCGGCGATGTGATCCGCATCAAGGACGGGGCTCAGCCGGGCGGGGTCGTCATCGCGCAGAGCCCGTCGGCGCCCGCCAACATCCCGGTGGACAGGAGGATCGATCTCCTCGTCAGCGAGGGCGGTGGCGGCCGGGACGGCAAGCTGACCGTGCCGGACGTCGCGCGCCGTTCGGAGCGCGAGGCCCGCGACATTCTCACCTCCAGCGGGCTCAGGGTTCTGGCCGTCGACAAGGTGTACAGTCCCTCCATGTCGGAGGGGATGGCGATCGAGACGCGTCCGGCGGCCGGGGCCGTGGCCCGGGCCGGGGACGGGGTGCGCCTGAAGATCGCCACGTTGCAGAAGCCGGCCGGTTACGTGGAGCCCGCGCCCGCACCCGCACCCGACTCGGGGCCGCAGGGCGGCGGGGTGGTCGTGAAGGTCCCGGGGCACGGCGACGTCTTCGTGGGCGAGGGGGCCGGGGGGGAGCAGCTTCCGATCCGTGAGGCCAACCCCAACGTCTCGGTCTTCGACCAGGAGCCGGGGGCCGGGGGCCGGGTGATCCGAAATCCGGCGCTGCCCGGCGCCGTGCGGCCTCCTGCGGCGGAGACGCCGTCGGCCGACCGGCCGCGGCCCGATGCCGATGTTCCGCGGACGCCGGTGCCTCCGGTCTCCCCGGGGGGCAAGGTCGCCAAGGTGCGCTACCAGGTGCCCCCGCTGGCTCAGCCCCTGGACCTGAAGATCGAGATGGTGGATCCCTCGGGCAAGAAGGTCGTGCTGGACCGGAAGGCCCGGAGCGGGGAGCTCGTCTCCCTGTCGGTGCCCTACGAGAAGGAATGCGTCGTGACGTTCTATCTGGGCGGGGAGTTCGTCTGGCAGGATAAATTCCGGTAG